A genomic stretch from Chitinophaga agri includes:
- a CDS encoding helix-turn-helix transcriptional regulator — MPIEFRLPGHLTRDAVLTHVVPVRYRKMRLPIEDATAACISGKWGTFLQQQVQVADNSYSELYIEPAEDISVTLAVSQPVIIVHTVVAGNARMIFPDSHIQLQSGKIGLQYLSPEVEYTIQLQAGHPLRSVYFQAPVTLLQELADTYPQLKDMLKTMRSGSGYSAHLPYIRLSAAVRTEMEKMKNCPLAGQARTQYYGNRISDVVIAYLDNMHRINLQDSRMILLHEKEIDEFIERVDRCPEEHVNVEERAHALGLTERALENAFKLKLGSTVKIYVLQQRVEKAKQLLVATMHTITDIALEVGYTDPSYFIRIFKQTAGVTPGRYRSDHSAAI; from the coding sequence ATGCCAATTGAGTTCCGGTTACCTGGGCATTTGACCCGGGATGCAGTGTTGACGCATGTTGTACCTGTGCGTTATCGCAAAATGAGATTACCGATTGAAGATGCTACTGCTGCCTGTATCTCAGGTAAATGGGGTACGTTTCTGCAACAGCAGGTGCAGGTTGCCGACAATTCTTATAGTGAGCTGTATATAGAGCCGGCTGAAGATATCAGTGTTACGCTGGCCGTCAGTCAGCCGGTTATCATTGTTCATACAGTCGTAGCAGGTAATGCACGTATGATTTTTCCGGATAGTCATATACAGTTGCAGTCAGGCAAGATAGGTTTACAGTATCTTTCTCCGGAAGTGGAATATACTATTCAGTTACAGGCAGGACATCCGCTGCGAAGCGTTTATTTCCAGGCACCGGTTACGTTGCTGCAGGAACTGGCGGATACTTATCCTCAGCTGAAAGATATGTTGAAGACAATGCGGTCGGGTAGTGGCTATTCTGCGCACCTGCCGTATATCCGCCTGAGTGCGGCCGTGCGGACCGAGATGGAGAAAATGAAGAATTGTCCGCTGGCAGGACAGGCCCGTACGCAGTATTATGGAAACCGTATCAGTGATGTGGTCATTGCCTATCTGGATAACATGCATCGTATCAATTTACAGGATAGCAGGATGATCCTGTTGCATGAAAAAGAGATCGATGAATTTATAGAAAGAGTGGATCGCTGTCCGGAAGAGCATGTTAATGTGGAAGAACGGGCACATGCACTTGGACTGACAGAACGGGCACTGGAAAATGCGTTCAAGCTGAAACTAGGTAGTACGGTGAAGATCTACGTATTGCAGCAAAGAGTAGAAAAGGCGAAGCAGTTACTGGTCGCTACAATGCATACTATTACAGATATTGCGTTGGAGGTAGGTTATACTGATCCGTCATACTTCATCCGTATTTTCAAGCAAACCGCAGGTGTTACTCCAGGCCGGTACAGAAGCGATCACAGTGCGGCTATTTAG
- a CDS encoding ATP-binding response regulator: protein MYRLLSLIKTGTDVLQENRKRTTVVIVNVMAIIPAILAFIMGPVLLTITGSWQTLIYPWIEAAVLTIAVILNKKHQFNRAALLTFLVHSFGLFFFGLLLGKAACIEGIVIFMIGFSFLLFERRKEQILSISFLLVIALLLELNAFFHVVQHLPYPESAGNLMYGIIFFLVTFLNIMVLRFYSQDFSDWIRRLEIKSMSKSTFIAKTSHDLRGSINVIESILEDWFDPSHSQPGAPITVDYDQVSNMYFATQDVKLVMNDVLSLSKIESGSYDDITRSSVRIREWFSKRAAGYQVLGNRKAVKIACRIDDDVPEYIITDAAKMHRIVINLLTNAIKFTRNDTVVRLHVYLQADTTICLDIADEGFGIEEKNLEKIFSPYVSQQHQQTESTGLGLTISRHFARRMGGNITVRSVPGNGSVFTLSLPLEPGTIPQAKVLPPPSQHPLNANSLDHLLPFDVLVMDDDMMCRTIAQRLLSKMVRNVMLADSFEKGLWLANEQPPNLILLDLNMPGFSGKEMLYKIKNHPQLADVPVIICSADAYEETIADMKNFGADGYLVKPITTSSQLYNEIVKFSRTVAS, encoded by the coding sequence ATGTACAGATTGCTTTCCCTGATCAAGACAGGGACGGATGTTTTGCAGGAGAACAGGAAGCGCACCACTGTCGTTATAGTAAATGTAATGGCTATTATCCCTGCTATACTGGCATTCATCATGGGACCTGTGCTGTTGACCATTACCGGCAGCTGGCAAACGTTAATTTATCCCTGGATAGAAGCAGCCGTATTAACGATCGCTGTCATACTCAATAAGAAACATCAGTTTAACAGGGCTGCATTACTCACATTTCTTGTGCATTCATTTGGTCTCTTCTTTTTCGGTCTGTTACTCGGGAAGGCCGCCTGCATTGAAGGGATTGTCATTTTTATGATAGGGTTCAGTTTCCTGTTATTCGAACGCAGAAAAGAGCAGATACTCAGTATTTCATTTTTGCTGGTGATTGCCCTGCTACTGGAACTGAACGCATTCTTCCATGTGGTACAACATCTGCCTTACCCGGAAAGTGCGGGAAATCTGATGTATGGTATTATCTTTTTCCTTGTTACATTCCTGAATATTATGGTGCTCCGGTTCTACAGTCAGGACTTTTCTGACTGGATCAGGCGCCTGGAGATAAAGAGCATGTCCAAGAGTACTTTTATTGCCAAGACCAGTCATGACCTGCGGGGATCTATTAATGTGATAGAGAGCATACTGGAAGACTGGTTTGATCCAAGCCATTCCCAGCCGGGCGCACCTATTACGGTTGATTATGACCAGGTATCCAATATGTATTTTGCCACGCAGGACGTAAAACTGGTGATGAATGATGTGTTGAGCCTGAGTAAGATAGAATCAGGTTCGTATGATGATATCACCCGGTCATCTGTCAGGATCAGGGAATGGTTTTCAAAACGGGCGGCCGGGTACCAGGTACTGGGTAACAGAAAGGCCGTTAAGATCGCCTGTCGTATTGATGATGATGTGCCCGAATACATCATTACAGACGCTGCCAAGATGCATCGTATAGTGATCAACCTGTTGACGAATGCCATCAAATTCACCAGGAACGATACGGTAGTGCGTTTGCATGTCTACCTGCAGGCAGACACGACCATTTGCCTGGATATTGCAGATGAAGGGTTTGGAATAGAGGAAAAGAACCTGGAAAAGATTTTCAGTCCTTACGTATCCCAGCAGCATCAGCAAACGGAATCAACAGGACTGGGACTGACTATTTCCCGTCATTTTGCCCGTCGTATGGGTGGTAATATCACGGTGAGGAGCGTTCCAGGTAACGGGAGTGTGTTCACCCTGAGCTTACCCCTTGAACCGGGTACGATACCGCAGGCGAAAGTACTGCCGCCACCTTCTCAACATCCTTTGAATGCCAATAGCCTTGATCACCTGCTCCCATTTGATGTACTGGTGATGGATGATGACATGATGTGCCGCACCATTGCACAGCGGTTACTGAGTAAAATGGTCAGAAACGTGATGCTGGCCGATAGCTTTGAAAAAGGATTATGGCTGGCCAATGAACAACCGCCTAACCTGATACTGCTGGACCTCAATATGCCGGGCTTCAGTGGAAAAGAAATGTTATATAAGATAAAAAACCATCCACAGCTGGCAGATGTGCCGGTGATTATCTGCTCTGCTGACGCCTACGAGGAAACGATTGCCGATATGAAAAATTTCGGTGCAGATGGTTATCTGGTGAAACCTATTACTACTTCAAGTCAGTTGTATAATGAGATAGTCAAATTCAGCCGGACGGTAGCAAGCTGA
- a CDS encoding terpene synthase family protein gives MLYSTFSIPALYCPFNSQISPYASAVEAHTTQWVERFHLHEAIRGYRESKFAYMTSRFYPTAEYGRLCLANDLLVLLFLMDDIFDNKDEEAQHPDNLKKLLYASLGILKEGHVYTLEDLYSRYMPGQDIVHRGITQAMVAKEHINILAALTDVWQRVQACTSVTYQQTFVQDMLKLFNAVNWQNQNVNADRMPSVADYIESRPLIGGAHIAATLIELAEQVHLPEHIINHKKLLTLTMLCGHLGCWANDLYSLGKELEQGDTHNLVLVIQEEKQLAMEDAINETVRLHNQEMIQFERIFHSLPSFDDKTDEEVYKYAFCLAMIVRGNIDWSLQDTSRYQQHAFA, from the coding sequence ATGCTGTATTCAACATTCAGTATTCCCGCATTGTATTGTCCGTTCAATTCCCAGATCAGTCCATATGCGAGTGCAGTTGAGGCACATACTACGCAATGGGTGGAACGCTTTCACCTTCATGAAGCGATCCGGGGTTACAGAGAGTCTAAGTTCGCCTACATGACTTCCCGGTTTTACCCGACGGCGGAGTACGGGCGGCTTTGTCTGGCTAATGATCTGCTTGTACTGCTATTTCTGATGGACGACATTTTCGACAACAAGGATGAAGAAGCACAACATCCTGACAATCTGAAAAAGCTGCTGTATGCCAGTCTGGGCATCCTCAAAGAGGGGCATGTCTATACACTGGAAGATCTGTATAGCAGGTACATGCCCGGCCAGGATATAGTACACAGAGGCATCACGCAGGCGATGGTCGCCAAGGAACATATCAACATACTCGCTGCACTGACGGACGTATGGCAAAGGGTACAGGCCTGTACTTCAGTCACCTACCAGCAAACCTTTGTACAGGATATGCTAAAATTATTCAATGCGGTAAACTGGCAGAACCAGAATGTGAATGCGGACCGTATGCCATCAGTTGCCGACTACATTGAGTCCCGTCCGCTCATAGGAGGGGCACACATTGCCGCTACGCTGATAGAACTGGCGGAGCAGGTACATCTGCCGGAGCATATTATCAACCATAAAAAGCTGCTGACACTTACCATGCTTTGCGGGCACCTGGGATGCTGGGCCAATGACCTTTACTCGCTTGGAAAGGAGCTGGAGCAGGGAGATACCCATAACCTGGTGCTGGTGATCCAGGAGGAAAAACAGTTGGCGATGGAGGATGCTATCAATGAAACGGTACGTTTACATAACCAGGAGATGATACAGTTTGAGCGCATATTTCATTCGCTGCCCTCATTTGATGATAAGACCGACGAAGAGGTATATAAGTATGCCTTTTGCCTGGCGATGATCGTAAGAGGGAATATAGACTGGAGTTTGCAGGATACCTCCCGTTACCAGCAACATGCATTTGCATGA
- a CDS encoding beta-N-acetylhexosaminidase — MKHALFCLALCSLLMQAVAQRIHVIPEPATVQEQPGEFILDNSVVVVAPSADEQLTGTISWFKDRIATATGFRLSSAKTGGKTLRIELKDGEKQEGYQLVVSPKEILLTAASPAGAFYGLQTLLQLLPPDIESSKTITRTWAVPCVSITDYPRFGWRGLMLDVSRHFYTKEEVKRYIDEMAKYKYNIFHWHLSDDNGWRIEIKSLPELTKTGAWRVARTGRWGTFTSPQPGEPAGDGGYYTQEEIREVIAYAQSRYITILPEIDVPAHSLAMIAAYPDLSCTQLQYAVNPGSPFYKKDDNALCIGNEAVYEVLDKVFTEIAALFPFNYIHVGGDEAYKGFWDKCPRCRKRMAQEQLKNVDELQSYFVKRMEKLLQRKGKKLIGWDEILEGGLAPEATVMSWRGMKGGIEAAKMNHHVVMSPWEYCYLDLYQGDPAAEPPTYGMCRLSDAYQYDPVPDGVEEKYILGGQGNLWTESIANYRHIQYMTWPRALALSEVYWSPKSKRNWDSFVAKMEAHFVRLDTAHVKYSRSAWNAVVKPVKDNSGQLAVQLSTEISGLDIYYTFDNSDPDNMYPRYTGQPLVFPTGAANISIVTYKNGKPAGEQFTVSKEDLLKRMKDN, encoded by the coding sequence ATGAAGCATGCATTGTTTTGTCTGGCGTTATGCAGTCTGTTAATGCAGGCAGTTGCGCAGCGCATTCACGTTATACCGGAACCTGCGACGGTGCAGGAACAACCGGGGGAGTTTATTCTTGACAATAGTGTGGTGGTGGTAGCCCCTTCGGCGGATGAACAGCTTACAGGCACTATTTCCTGGTTTAAAGACCGTATAGCGACAGCCACGGGGTTCAGACTGTCATCAGCAAAAACGGGCGGCAAAACGCTCCGTATTGAGCTGAAAGACGGCGAAAAACAGGAAGGGTATCAGCTGGTGGTGAGTCCAAAGGAGATCCTGCTGACGGCTGCTAGCCCGGCAGGCGCGTTTTATGGTCTGCAAACCTTACTACAGTTACTGCCTCCGGATATAGAAAGCAGTAAGACCATCACCCGTACCTGGGCCGTTCCCTGCGTCAGTATTACAGATTATCCGCGGTTTGGCTGGAGAGGCCTGATGCTGGATGTAAGTCGTCATTTCTATACAAAGGAGGAAGTAAAGCGTTACATCGATGAAATGGCCAAGTATAAATACAATATTTTCCATTGGCATCTCAGTGACGATAATGGCTGGCGTATTGAAATAAAGAGTTTACCAGAACTCACCAAAACAGGGGCCTGGCGTGTAGCACGAACAGGCAGATGGGGGACTTTCACGTCACCGCAACCAGGAGAACCTGCCGGGGATGGTGGATACTATACGCAGGAAGAGATCAGAGAAGTGATAGCCTACGCTCAGTCCCGCTATATCACCATTCTGCCTGAGATAGATGTACCCGCGCATAGTCTGGCGATGATCGCGGCCTATCCTGATCTGTCATGCACACAATTGCAGTATGCTGTCAATCCGGGTAGTCCTTTTTACAAAAAAGATGATAATGCACTCTGTATCGGGAATGAGGCAGTATACGAGGTGCTGGATAAAGTATTTACGGAAATAGCGGCACTGTTCCCGTTCAACTACATTCATGTGGGAGGAGATGAAGCCTACAAAGGCTTCTGGGATAAATGCCCGAGATGCAGGAAAAGAATGGCGCAGGAGCAGCTGAAAAATGTGGATGAACTCCAGAGCTATTTCGTAAAACGTATGGAAAAACTACTGCAGCGTAAGGGTAAAAAGCTGATCGGCTGGGATGAGATACTGGAAGGAGGGTTGGCTCCGGAAGCCACGGTGATGAGCTGGAGGGGCATGAAGGGCGGAATTGAAGCGGCAAAAATGAATCATCATGTGGTGATGAGTCCCTGGGAATATTGTTATCTCGACCTCTATCAGGGAGATCCTGCTGCTGAACCGCCTACATATGGTATGTGCAGATTAAGTGACGCATATCAGTATGATCCGGTACCGGATGGTGTAGAGGAAAAGTATATTCTTGGAGGACAGGGAAATCTCTGGACAGAATCTATCGCTAACTACCGGCATATTCAGTATATGACATGGCCCCGGGCATTAGCATTGTCAGAAGTCTACTGGAGTCCGAAGTCCAAACGTAACTGGGATAGTTTTGTTGCGAAGATGGAAGCACACTTTGTGAGACTGGATACGGCACATGTGAAATACTCCCGGAGTGCATGGAATGCAGTTGTAAAACCAGTGAAAGACAATAGTGGACAGTTAGCGGTACAGCTATCTACAGAGATCAGCGGACTGGATATCTACTACACATTTGATAATTCGGATCCGGATAATATGTATCCGCGATATACAGGACAACCGCTGGTATTTCCAACGGGTGCTGCTAACATAAGTATTGTTACTTATAAAAACGGGAAACCGGCAGGAGAACAGTTTACGGTGAGTAAAGAAGACCTGTTGAAACGAATGAAAGATAACTGA
- a CDS encoding T9SS type A sorting domain-containing protein, translating into MTIPFQRSLPSVALTLFYCLVCSIFIHAQNNGATENSERSLYLGTLWKNGDGVFNQTPDADSIPVVMAITTTATDGIYGIGSTIVFDVTFDQIVYVNGSTPTLQLKMNGQPAAALYTSGDSTQILTFTYTVSKGDTATILDYASIDALQSNGAGIRGTRGPRALLTLPAPGGPGSLSAQRVIVIDGNAPAAPVITIPSRNAVFTKADMVVGGTAEPHSLVKVYIDGNELTEATADETGSWSSVFTAGSIADGNHNLTATATDVAKNVSPLSIAIPVVTDVTVPGAMSVAILSNNRNSNTAAIGDVITVYFSVDDAIYPPEITIAGTAAPVTAIGVKEYVARYTVTAADADGLVPFMITFRDLHGNTGDTITASTDNSNVYIDKKAPLVTLNTLEMSPFRKPFLVYISFSEPIADFDLSYLRVSNAVITDLNSISNNVMTVLVSPMYDGPVTLELAAGAAHDAAGNPSLASTQLAVQALFGGYFEKVYPNPATGIMRLQFTGTVNDKAKITMASYRGVVVYEKELMMDSKTLTMDVSNIPSGAYILTIRSRNYSFYTNVMVVH; encoded by the coding sequence ATGACTATACCATTTCAGAGATCACTTCCCTCAGTGGCTCTCACTCTTTTTTATTGTCTGGTCTGTTCGATTTTTATTCATGCACAGAATAACGGTGCTACAGAAAACTCAGAGCGTTCTCTATACCTGGGTACACTGTGGAAGAACGGAGACGGTGTTTTTAATCAGACACCGGATGCAGACAGTATTCCTGTAGTGATGGCTATTACGACTACTGCCACAGATGGCATTTATGGCATTGGTAGTACGATCGTATTTGACGTAACTTTTGATCAGATCGTTTACGTGAACGGCAGTACACCCACACTGCAGTTGAAAATGAATGGGCAGCCTGCAGCTGCGTTATATACTTCCGGTGACAGCACACAGATACTTACATTTACCTACACTGTCAGTAAAGGCGATACTGCTACTATACTGGATTATGCATCCATAGATGCACTACAGTCCAATGGTGCCGGTATACGTGGTACCCGTGGGCCACGGGCCCTGCTGACATTACCCGCACCTGGTGGTCCGGGGTCTCTTAGCGCACAGCGTGTAATCGTCATTGATGGAAATGCGCCAGCGGCGCCGGTGATCACAATACCGTCCCGTAATGCTGTATTTACAAAGGCAGATATGGTAGTAGGTGGTACTGCGGAACCGCACTCGCTGGTGAAAGTATATATTGACGGTAATGAGCTGACGGAAGCCACTGCCGATGAAACAGGCAGCTGGTCCTCTGTTTTTACGGCAGGGTCCATTGCAGATGGCAATCATAATCTTACTGCCACTGCTACCGATGTGGCGAAAAATGTCAGCCCGCTGAGCATTGCTATACCGGTGGTAACCGATGTGACGGTGCCGGGCGCGATGTCGGTAGCTATTCTGTCTAATAACCGCAACAGCAATACTGCTGCTATCGGCGATGTGATCACAGTATATTTTTCCGTGGACGATGCTATTTATCCGCCGGAAATTACTATTGCCGGCACGGCCGCTCCTGTAACAGCGATCGGTGTGAAGGAATATGTGGCACGATACACTGTTACTGCTGCCGACGCAGATGGTCTTGTTCCGTTTATGATCACATTCAGGGACCTCCATGGTAATACCGGTGATACGATCACAGCCAGTACCGATAACAGTAATGTATACATTGATAAGAAGGCGCCTTTAGTGACACTCAATACGCTGGAGATGTCACCATTTAGAAAGCCATTCCTGGTATATATCAGTTTTAGTGAGCCGATCGCGGATTTTGATCTGAGTTATCTGCGCGTTTCAAATGCAGTTATTACTGATTTGAATAGTATCAGTAACAACGTTATGACAGTGCTGGTGAGTCCGATGTATGATGGTCCTGTTACCCTGGAACTTGCTGCTGGTGCCGCACATGATGCAGCAGGTAATCCCAGTCTCGCATCCACCCAGCTAGCCGTACAGGCTCTTTTCGGTGGCTATTTTGAGAAGGTATATCCTAATCCGGCGACTGGTATCATGCGGCTTCAGTTCACAGGGACAGTGAATGATAAGGCTAAGATCACCATGGCGAGTTACCGGGGAGTGGTGGTGTATGAGAAAGAGCTGATGATGGATAGTAAGACACTGACGATGGATGTGAGTAACATTCCTTCTGGTGCATATATTTTGACGATCCGCTCCAGGAATTATAGTTTTTATACGAATGTAATGGTGGTGCATTAG